A section of the Leptotrichia sp. HSP-342 genome encodes:
- a CDS encoding thiamine pyrophosphate-dependent dehydrogenase E1 component subunit alpha, whose amino-acid sequence MELSKGKLLNIYERMLSIRNFDLKVNQLVKRGMVPGMTHLSVGEEAANVGAIAALNADDLITSNHRGHGQVIAKGIDLNGMMAEIMGKATGTCKGKGGSMHIADLESGNLGANGIVGGGHGMAVGAAYTQKVKNTGKIVVCFFGDGATNEGSFHEAMNLASVWNVPVIFYAINNGYGISTSINSVAKVEHLYQRAAAYGMPGYFIEDGNDVLSVYETFEKAVKHVREGKGPVFVESVTYRWFGHSSSDPGKYRTKEEVDGWKLKDPNLKFRNYLLENNIATEEELVELEEKSKKQIEDAVEFAKNSPEPTLESAFEDIFAN is encoded by the coding sequence ATGGAATTGTCGAAAGGTAAATTGCTAAATATTTATGAACGAATGCTTAGCATTAGAAATTTTGATTTAAAGGTAAATCAGCTTGTGAAAAGAGGAATGGTGCCTGGAATGACACATTTGTCAGTAGGAGAAGAAGCGGCGAATGTTGGTGCTATTGCGGCATTGAATGCTGATGATCTTATTACATCTAATCACAGAGGACATGGACAGGTTATTGCTAAAGGGATTGACTTGAATGGAATGATGGCTGAAATTATGGGAAAGGCTACTGGAACTTGTAAAGGTAAAGGTGGTTCGATGCACATTGCTGATTTAGAAAGTGGAAACTTGGGAGCAAATGGAATTGTCGGTGGTGGACACGGAATGGCAGTTGGTGCGGCTTATACTCAAAAAGTAAAAAATACTGGAAAAATTGTAGTTTGTTTCTTTGGAGATGGAGCCACAAATGAAGGAAGCTTTCACGAAGCGATGAACTTGGCGTCAGTATGGAATGTACCTGTGATTTTTTATGCAATTAATAATGGATATGGAATAAGTACTTCAATTAATAGTGTTGCAAAAGTGGAGCATCTTTATCAAAGGGCTGCAGCTTATGGAATGCCAGGATATTTTATTGAAGATGGGAATGATGTTCTTTCAGTTTATGAAACCTTTGAAAAGGCTGTAAAGCATGTGAGAGAAGGAAAAGGACCTGTATTTGTTGAAAGCGTAACTTACAGATGGTTCGGACATTCGAGTTCTGATCCTGGAAAATACAGAACAAAAGAAGAAGTTGATGGATGGAAGTTAAAAGATCCTAACTTAAAATTCAGAAATTACTTACTTGAAAATAATATTGCAACAGAGGAAGAATTAGTAGAACTTGAAGAAAAATCAAAAAAACAGATTGAAGATGCAGTGGAATTTGCAAAAAATAGTCCAGAACCTACGTTGGAATCTGCGTTTGAAGATATATTTGCGAATTAG
- a CDS encoding META domain-containing protein, with protein MKKRFFLVGIFTMLLLCCDFLNAAVKKRDAVSTNLNGTSWKLTEIRKNGRNSRISEKANVTINFLKYNINGFGGTNGYSGSYKLNRNSTLSATVTSTLTGGAQDLMNLEQDFFDILQSNPVIKYNKDTLTLTNKREIWTFKNPDTVNQNDKDSLPLSNLNETSWKLTQIKKNRWNSYISENTNVTINFSKNKINGFGGINGYSGNYKINRDSTLSATITSTLIGGSLDLMNLEQDFFDILQSNPVIKYNKDTLTLTNKAGDIWTFKKSNTVNQNDKDSLSLLNLKKKLLNTSWKLIDISDTKMRKILTTNEIRITLNFSEDRLHGDSGVNNYFSNYIMASDNIMVGPIGSTKMAGPDNFMRLESQYLNILKNSKKIKLDNNRLIFMTDDGKTLTFKEM; from the coding sequence ATGAAAAAAAGATTTTTTTTAGTTGGAATTTTTACAATGCTTCTTTTGTGCTGTGATTTTTTGAATGCGGCTGTGAAAAAAAGAGACGCTGTTAGCACTAATTTGAATGGAACTTCATGGAAATTGACAGAAATCAGGAAAAATGGACGGAATTCCCGTATTTCAGAAAAAGCAAATGTTACAATTAATTTCTTAAAATATAATATCAACGGATTTGGAGGAACTAACGGATATTCAGGAAGTTATAAATTAAACAGGAATTCCACTCTTTCTGCTACAGTAACTTCAACTTTAACAGGAGGTGCTCAAGATCTAATGAATCTTGAACAAGATTTCTTTGATATTCTGCAATCCAACCCTGTGATTAAATACAACAAGGATACTTTAACTTTAACTAACAAGCGAGAGATTTGGACTTTTAAAAATCCTGATACGGTTAATCAAAATGACAAGGATTCACTTCCTCTTTCAAATTTAAATGAAACTTCATGGAAATTAACTCAAATTAAGAAAAATAGATGGAATTCTTATATTTCAGAAAATACAAATGTTACTATTAATTTTTCAAAAAATAAGATTAATGGATTTGGTGGAATTAATGGATATTCAGGAAATTATAAAATTAACAGAGATTCTACTCTTTCTGCCACAATAACTTCAACTCTGATTGGAGGTTCTCTAGATTTAATGAATCTCGAACAGGATTTCTTTGATATTCTGCAATCCAACCCTGTGATTAAATACAACAAGGATACTTTAACTTTAACTAACAAGGCTGGCGATATTTGGACTTTTAAAAAGTCAAATACAGTTAATCAGAATGACAAGGATTCACTTTCTCTTTTAAATTTGAAAAAAAAATTATTGAATACTAGCTGGAAACTTATTGATATTTCTGACACAAAAATGAGAAAGATATTGACAACAAATGAAATAAGAATTACTCTTAATTTTTCAGAAGACAGATTACATGGCGATTCAGGAGTAAACAACTATTTTTCAAATTACATAATGGCATCAGATAATATTATGGTTGGACCTATCGGCTCTACAAAAATGGCAGGACCAGATAACTTTATGAGACTTGAAAGTCAGTATTTGAATATTTTGAAAAATTCAAAAAAGATTAAATTAGATAATAATCGTTTGATTTTTATGACAGATGATGGAAAAACATTGACATTTAAAGAAATGTAG
- a CDS encoding dicarboxylate/amino acid:cation symporter, producing MKKIGLVPRLIIAITLGIVLGLVLPSPVIRIFVTFSSLFSKYLSFVIPFMIIGFVVTGISDLRQGAGKLLGITTLIAYVSTIVAGSLSYLMATNIFPKILHFASFAAIEHPEKNLLTAYFEIPLAPMFDVTSAIIFAFIMGLSISWLRNNGEGQTTYNLFREFSKIITKLLSTSVIPLLPVYIFGTFMNMTYSGQMFTTLSIFLKVFVCVIILHILYISALFVFAGGISGKNPLTCMKNQIPGYFTALGTQSSVATIPINLECAKRNGTSPEIREFVVPLCATIHLAGSIITITSCVVTVLMMNNMAYDVTKVFPFILVLGVAMVAAPGAPGGAIMSALPFLGMVGIASNSPLASLLIALYITQDSFGTAANVSGDNAIAIIVDWIYHKFIKK from the coding sequence ATGAAAAAAATCGGTCTTGTGCCACGTTTAATTATCGCAATAACGCTTGGTATAGTACTGGGATTAGTTTTACCAAGTCCTGTTATTAGGATTTTTGTGACTTTTTCGTCGCTATTTAGCAAGTATTTATCTTTTGTTATTCCGTTTATGATAATCGGATTTGTTGTGACAGGAATTTCAGATTTACGTCAAGGAGCAGGAAAATTGCTGGGAATTACTACATTGATAGCTTATGTTTCCACAATTGTGGCAGGAAGTTTATCTTATCTTATGGCAACTAATATTTTTCCAAAAATTCTTCATTTTGCCTCTTTTGCAGCAATAGAACACCCTGAGAAAAATCTTTTAACAGCTTATTTCGAGATTCCTCTTGCACCAATGTTTGATGTAACTTCAGCAATCATTTTTGCCTTTATAATGGGGCTTTCAATAAGCTGGCTTAGAAATAATGGTGAAGGACAAACTACCTACAACCTTTTTCGTGAGTTTTCAAAAATAATTACAAAGTTACTGAGCACATCGGTTATTCCTCTACTTCCAGTCTACATTTTTGGAACATTTATGAACATGACTTACAGTGGACAGATGTTTACGACACTTTCTATTTTCCTAAAAGTATTTGTCTGTGTGATAATTCTTCACATTTTATATATTTCAGCTTTATTTGTATTTGCTGGAGGAATTTCAGGAAAAAATCCGCTTACCTGTATGAAAAATCAAATTCCAGGTTATTTTACAGCACTTGGTACACAATCTTCAGTAGCCACAATCCCAATAAATTTGGAATGTGCAAAACGAAACGGAACATCGCCTGAAATACGTGAATTTGTAGTGCCATTATGTGCCACAATCCATTTAGCAGGAAGTATCATTACAATAACAAGCTGTGTTGTTACAGTTCTTATGATGAACAATATGGCTTACGATGTAACAAAAGTTTTCCCATTTATCCTAGTTCTAGGAGTCGCAATGGTAGCCGCACCTGGAGCACCTGGAGGAGCAATAATGTCAGCACTTCCATTTCTAGGAATGGTTGGAATCGCTTCAAATAGTCCACTAGCTTCACTGCTAATCGCACTTTATATAACGCAGGACAGCTTTGGAACAGCAGCAAATGTATCTGGGGATAATGCAATAGCTATTATTGTTGACTGGATTTATCATAAATTTATAAAAAAATAA
- the tgt gene encoding tRNA guanosine(34) transglycosylase Tgt, with translation MCIEKENKDFKNPIEYKLEKKDGNARAGVIKTPHGEIKTPVFMPVGTQATVKAMTREELEEINSQIILGNTYHLYLRPGDELVNDFGGLHKFMRWDKPLLTDSGGFQVFSLGDLRKIKEEGVHFRSHLDGSKHFLSPEKSISIQNNLGSDIMMVLDECPPGLSTREYLIPSIERTTRWAKRCIEANRNKDRQGLFAIVQGGIYEDLRDKSFEELYEYDYGFAGYALGGLAVGEPREDMYRILKYSTPKLPENKPRYLMGVGEPVDMLEAVEHGIDMMDCVQPTRIGRHGTVFTKYGRLVIKNAIYSRDDRPLDEGCDCYACKNYTRAYIRHLFKAGEILGQRLATYHNLHFLLKLMDNAREAIIDGKFKEYKEEVLKNYAMGKESEWIKPKSI, from the coding sequence ATGTGTATTGAAAAAGAAAATAAAGATTTTAAAAATCCAATAGAATATAAATTAGAAAAAAAAGATGGAAATGCACGTGCTGGAGTTATAAAAACACCACATGGAGAAATAAAAACACCAGTATTTATGCCAGTTGGTACACAGGCGACTGTAAAGGCGATGACTAGAGAGGAATTGGAAGAGATTAATTCTCAAATTATTTTAGGAAATACATATCATTTGTATTTACGTCCTGGAGATGAGCTGGTAAATGATTTTGGCGGTCTTCATAAATTTATGAGATGGGATAAGCCACTACTTACTGATAGTGGCGGATTTCAAGTATTTAGTCTTGGAGATTTGAGAAAGATAAAAGAGGAAGGGGTTCATTTTCGTTCGCATTTAGATGGATCAAAACATTTTTTATCGCCTGAAAAATCTATTTCGATTCAAAATAATCTAGGAAGCGATATTATGATGGTGCTGGATGAATGCCCGCCAGGACTGTCAACACGTGAATATTTGATACCATCCATTGAAAGAACTACGAGATGGGCTAAGCGTTGTATCGAAGCAAATAGAAATAAGGATAGACAGGGGCTTTTTGCAATTGTACAGGGTGGAATTTATGAGGATTTACGGGATAAAAGTTTTGAAGAGCTGTATGAGTATGACTATGGATTTGCTGGGTATGCTTTAGGAGGACTTGCGGTAGGAGAGCCACGTGAGGATATGTATAGAATTTTAAAATATAGCACGCCAAAACTGCCTGAAAATAAACCACGTTATTTAATGGGAGTGGGAGAGCCTGTGGATATGCTTGAAGCTGTGGAACACGGAATTGATATGATGGATTGCGTTCAGCCTACAAGAATTGGTAGACACGGTACTGTATTTACAAAGTATGGACGTCTTGTTATAAAAAATGCGATTTATTCAAGAGACGACAGACCACTTGATGAAGGTTGTGACTGTTATGCCTGTAAAAATTACACAAGAGCATATATAAGACATTTATTCAAAGCTGGAGAAATTTTGGGACAAAGGCTTGCAACATATCATAATTTGCATTTTTTGCTAAAACTTATGGATAATGCACGTGAGGCAATTATTGATGGAAAATTTAAGGAATATAAGGAAGAAGTGCTGAAAAACTATGCCATGGGGAAAGAAAGTGAATGGATAAAGCCAAAATCGATATAA
- a CDS encoding DIP1984 family protein, giving the protein MKIAEALILRADIQKRITQLKTRLNNNAKVQENEKPTEDPEFLLTELDDLISQLNDLIIKINKTNTLSKIDGISLVELIAKKDTLSQKAGILREFIEIASQKINLYSSTEIKVFSTINIPEQQKQLDKLSKEIRETDTKLQQANWTIDLIKE; this is encoded by the coding sequence ATGAAAATTGCTGAAGCTCTTATTTTACGTGCAGATATTCAAAAAAGAATTACGCAATTAAAAACAAGACTTAATAATAACGCTAAAGTTCAGGAAAATGAAAAACCTACTGAAGATCCTGAATTTTTATTAACTGAATTAGATGACTTAATTTCCCAATTAAATGATTTAATAATAAAAATAAACAAAACAAATACTCTTTCAAAAATTGATGGAATTTCATTAGTCGAATTAATTGCAAAAAAGGACACACTTTCACAAAAAGCAGGAATCCTACGTGAATTTATAGAAATTGCAAGCCAAAAAATAAATCTTTATTCCTCAACAGAAATAAAGGTTTTTAGTACGATTAATATTCCAGAACAGCAAAAACAGCTAGATAAATTATCTAAGGAAATTCGTGAAACTGATACAAAATTACAGCAGGCAAACTGGACTATTGATTTGATTAAAGAATAA
- a CDS encoding dihydrolipoamide acetyltransferase: protein MENNELRATPAARKLAQQMGLDLFLVKGSGANGRVHKEDVETFKFEKQVRISPLARKIALDHNLELENVVGTGHNGKIMRDDILKLIAKPQETEDLARHEKAVVAEEKTVAQQDIEIVPMSAMRKVISKRMTESYLTAPTFALNYEIDMTEAIALRKKILDTILESTGKKITITDIISFAVIKTLLKHKFVNSSLSEDGTQIILHNYVNLAIAVGFDGGLLVPVVKGADKMTLSELVVESKKIVKKALDMKLTPDEQSGSTFTISNLGMFGVQSFNPIINQPNSAILGVSSTVEKPVVVNGEITVRPMMTLTLTIDHRVVDGLAGAKFMQDLKNALENPIALLI, encoded by the coding sequence ATGGAAAATAATGAGTTAAGAGCTACTCCTGCAGCACGTAAATTAGCGCAGCAGATGGGACTTGATCTTTTTCTTGTGAAAGGCAGTGGAGCAAATGGACGTGTTCATAAGGAAGATGTAGAAACATTTAAATTTGAAAAGCAAGTAAGAATATCGCCACTTGCTAGAAAAATAGCATTAGACCATAATCTTGAATTGGAAAATGTCGTTGGGACAGGGCATAATGGGAAAATAATGCGGGATGATATTTTGAAATTGATTGCTAAACCGCAGGAAACAGAAGACTTGGCAAGACATGAAAAAGCTGTTGTTGCAGAAGAAAAAACGGTTGCACAGCAGGATATAGAAATTGTGCCAATGTCAGCAATGAGAAAAGTTATTTCAAAACGTATGACAGAAAGTTATCTAACAGCACCTACATTCGCACTTAATTACGAAATTGACATGACTGAAGCTATTGCACTAAGAAAGAAAATACTTGATACAATTTTAGAAAGTACAGGAAAGAAAATTACAATAACAGACATTATTTCATTTGCAGTTATAAAAACTTTGTTAAAGCACAAGTTTGTAAATTCAAGTTTGTCAGAAGACGGAACACAGATTATTCTGCATAATTATGTAAACTTGGCAATTGCAGTAGGATTTGACGGTGGACTTCTTGTGCCAGTTGTAAAAGGTGCAGATAAAATGACACTTAGCGAATTAGTTGTTGAATCTAAAAAGATAGTGAAAAAAGCATTAGATATGAAGTTGACGCCTGATGAACAAAGTGGAAGTACATTTACAATAAGTAATCTCGGAATGTTTGGAGTGCAAAGCTTTAACCCAATAATAAATCAGCCAAATTCAGCAATCTTGGGAGTTTCTTCTACAGTTGAAAAGCCAGTTGTTGTAAATGGTGAAATTACAGTTCGTCCAATGATGACTTTGACGCTTACAATTGATCACAGAGTGGTAGATGGACTTGCGGGAGCTAAATTTATGCAGGACTTGAAAAATGCTTTGGAAAATCCAATCGCTTTATTAATTTAG
- a CDS encoding TatD family hydrolase — translation MSKIIDTHTHIYDKQFENDFDDVMKRIEDELEVIVSIGFDFESSLKSIELANRYSFVNAVIGVHPVDIKKYNDEVEKELERLALTEKKVVAIGEIGLDYHWMEDPKDVQIAGFRKQMELAERVKKPVVIHTREALQDTLDVLKDYKNVGGILHCYPGSLEAAKPFLDRYYLGIGGTLTFKNNKKTKELVKELPLEKIVLETDCPYLTPVPFRGKRNEPIYTKYVAEEVARIKEISVEEVIKVTTENAKKIYGI, via the coding sequence ATGAGTAAAATAATTGATACGCATACGCACATTTATGATAAACAGTTTGAAAATGATTTTGATGATGTGATGAAAAGGATTGAAGATGAGCTGGAAGTGATTGTGAGCATTGGGTTTGATTTTGAAAGTTCACTTAAAAGCATTGAACTTGCGAATAGATATTCGTTTGTGAATGCAGTAATTGGAGTTCATCCTGTTGATATAAAAAAATATAATGATGAAGTGGAAAAAGAACTGGAAAGATTGGCTTTGACTGAGAAAAAGGTTGTTGCGATTGGGGAAATTGGGTTGGATTATCACTGGATGGAAGATCCGAAGGATGTTCAGATTGCTGGATTTAGAAAGCAGATGGAACTTGCAGAAAGGGTAAAAAAACCAGTTGTTATCCATACAAGAGAGGCTTTGCAGGATACACTTGATGTTTTGAAGGATTATAAAAATGTTGGTGGGATTTTGCACTGTTATCCAGGTTCCTTGGAAGCGGCAAAACCGTTTTTAGATAGATATTATTTAGGAATTGGTGGTACTTTGACGTTTAAAAATAATAAAAAGACGAAGGAGCTTGTGAAGGAATTGCCTTTGGAAAAAATTGTTCTGGAAACAGATTGTCCGTATTTGACACCTGTGCCTTTTCGAGGGAAAAGAAATGAGCCGATTTATACAAAATATGTAGCGGAAGAAGTTGCTAGAATTAAGGAAATTTCGGTAGAGGAAGTTATTAAAGTAACTACTGAAAATGCTAAGAAAATTTATGGAATATAA
- a CDS encoding DUF6892 domain-containing protein, with the protein MPYILKEENIEEFLKKSEMDEFEEEDFGEFYPDDYEMVDKSEMFEDFRFKLVVLETLLGKNASFVEEFEKLTEKLEEKYDDYVFEIGNFVNPVIVEPILKFFENVKLTAEDLEKVDKICFDGGLEIYGILCPNWDGEDYLFQTYSVKGFKKLKNLKKVIFISCCDEELLDEFRENGIEVE; encoded by the coding sequence ATGCCTTACATTTTAAAAGAGGAAAATATTGAAGAATTTCTGAAAAAATCGGAAATGGATGAATTTGAAGAAGAGGATTTTGGAGAATTTTATCCTGATGACTATGAAATGGTTGATAAAAGTGAAATGTTTGAAGATTTTAGATTTAAGCTGGTTGTTTTGGAAACTTTGCTTGGGAAAAATGCAAGTTTTGTTGAAGAATTTGAAAAATTGACTGAAAAATTAGAAGAAAAATATGATGATTATGTTTTTGAAATAGGAAATTTTGTTAATCCAGTTATAGTTGAGCCAATTTTAAAATTTTTTGAAAATGTGAAATTGACGGCAGAGGACTTGGAAAAAGTAGATAAAATTTGTTTTGATGGTGGGCTTGAAATTTATGGTATTCTTTGTCCAAATTGGGATGGAGAAGATTATTTATTTCAGACATATAGTGTAAAAGGGTTTAAGAAATTAAAAAATTTGAAAAAAGTAATTTTTATTTCATGCTGTGATGAGGAATTGCTGGATGAATTTAGGGAAAATGGAATTGAAGTGGAGTAA
- a CDS encoding alpha-ketoacid dehydrogenase subunit beta, with protein METKLMSVKEAIITAMSEEMRKDENVFLMGEDVGIFGGDFGTSVGMLDEFGPERIKDTPISESAISGAAVGAAMTGLRPIVDVTFMDFIVYMMDNIVNQAAKTRYMFGGKGQVPVTFRCAAGSGVGSAAQHSQSLESWFTHIPGVKVVAPGTPADVKGLLKSAIRDNNPVIFLEYKAQYNMKGEVPTDPEFIIPLGKGEIKKEGKDITIVTYGRMLERVMKAAEIAESEGISVEVVDPRTLIPLDKEIILNSVKKTGRVILVNDAHKTSGFIGEISAIISESDTFDYLDHPIVRLAGEDVPIPYNHALETAMVPSVEKIVEAIRKVKNKQ; from the coding sequence ATGGAAACAAAGTTGATGTCTGTAAAAGAGGCAATTATTACAGCAATGTCGGAAGAGATGAGAAAAGATGAAAATGTATTTTTAATGGGAGAAGATGTAGGAATTTTTGGAGGGGATTTTGGAACATCAGTTGGAATGCTCGATGAATTTGGGCCAGAAAGAATAAAAGATACTCCAATTTCAGAGTCAGCAATTTCTGGAGCTGCAGTTGGTGCTGCAATGACAGGGCTTCGTCCTATAGTTGATGTAACATTTATGGATTTTATCGTTTATATGATGGACAATATTGTAAATCAGGCGGCAAAAACTAGATATATGTTTGGTGGAAAAGGACAAGTGCCAGTAACATTCAGATGTGCGGCAGGTTCTGGAGTGGGTTCGGCAGCACAGCATTCACAGTCGCTTGAGTCTTGGTTTACTCATATTCCAGGAGTAAAGGTTGTTGCGCCAGGAACACCTGCTGATGTAAAAGGGCTTTTAAAATCAGCAATCCGTGATAATAACCCAGTAATTTTCCTTGAATATAAAGCACAATATAATATGAAAGGTGAAGTTCCTACAGATCCTGAATTTATTATTCCGCTAGGAAAAGGTGAAATAAAAAAAGAAGGAAAAGATATTACAATTGTAACTTATGGAAGAATGCTGGAAAGAGTAATGAAGGCAGCAGAAATTGCAGAAAGTGAAGGGATTAGCGTAGAAGTGGTGGATCCTAGAACATTGATTCCGCTAGACAAGGAAATTATTTTGAATTCTGTTAAAAAAACAGGAAGAGTAATTTTAGTAAATGACGCTCACAAAACAAGTGGGTTTATTGGGGAGATTTCTGCAATTATTTCAGAAAGTGACACATTTGACTATTTGGATCACCCAATTGTGAGGTTAGCTGGAGAAGATGTACCAATACCTTATAATCACGCTCTTGAAACAGCGATGGTTCCAAGTGTGGAAAAAATTGTAGAAGCAATTAGAAAAGTAAAAAATAAACAATAA
- the lpdA gene encoding dihydrolipoyl dehydrogenase, with protein MATEVIMPKAGIDMTEGQIIKWNKKEGEKVEEGEILLEIMTDKTSMELEAEESGYLIKIVKGDGETVPVTEVIGYIGAEGEAAPEAGSANTASAAPAQDSQPKSENVAQPAPKKEKAEDEFDVVVIGGGPAGYVAAIRAAQLGAKVAVVEKNEFGGTCLNRGCIPTKTFLKNAEILEGIEMASKRGIILESEKYTIDMPKVVQLKNEIVKTLTNGVRGLLKSNEIKMFNGVGKINKDKDVVVNGETVLRADKIILAGGSKVGKINIPGIESNKVLTSDDILDIQQIPKSLTVIGGGVVGIELGQVFLSFGSEVTVVEMMDRIVPGVDRESSAVLRKELEKKGIKILTSTQIKEIVDDGHNLTIKVDGHDDIVSEKALLSIGRVPDLEAIGEIELEMEKGRIKVDKYMETSVPGIYAPGDINGIKMLAHAAFRMGEVAAENAVQGNHREIRLETTPSAIYTVPEVAMVGLTEDEAREKYDIKVGKFQFAANGRALASGEPAGFVKVIVDKKYDEILGVHIVGPSAAEMINEASGLMAMEITVDEVIKTIYAHPTYSEALFEACADALDEAIHLPRKRK; from the coding sequence ATGGCTACTGAAGTGATAATGCCTAAAGCTGGAATAGATATGACGGAAGGGCAGATTATAAAATGGAATAAAAAAGAAGGGGAAAAGGTAGAAGAAGGGGAAATCTTACTTGAAATAATGACAGATAAGACAAGTATGGAACTGGAAGCTGAAGAATCAGGATATTTGATAAAAATAGTAAAAGGAGATGGAGAAACTGTACCTGTTACAGAAGTTATTGGATATATTGGTGCAGAAGGAGAAGCAGCTCCAGAAGCAGGTTCAGCAAATACAGCAAGTGCAGCTCCAGCACAAGATTCACAGCCGAAATCAGAAAATGTGGCTCAACCTGCCCCTAAAAAAGAAAAGGCAGAAGATGAATTTGATGTCGTTGTAATTGGTGGAGGACCTGCTGGATATGTAGCGGCAATTCGTGCAGCTCAACTTGGTGCAAAAGTGGCAGTTGTAGAAAAAAATGAATTTGGAGGAACTTGTCTGAACAGAGGATGTATTCCTACAAAAACATTCCTTAAAAATGCTGAAATTCTCGAAGGTATCGAAATGGCAAGCAAAAGAGGAATTATTTTGGAAAGTGAAAAATACACAATTGACATGCCAAAAGTTGTGCAGTTGAAAAATGAAATTGTTAAAACATTGACAAATGGTGTAAGAGGACTTCTAAAGAGCAATGAAATTAAAATGTTTAATGGAGTTGGAAAAATCAATAAGGATAAAGATGTTGTTGTAAACGGAGAAACTGTTTTAAGAGCTGATAAAATAATCTTAGCTGGTGGATCGAAAGTCGGAAAAATCAATATTCCTGGAATTGAAAGCAACAAAGTTCTTACAAGTGATGACATTTTAGACATACAGCAAATTCCAAAATCACTTACTGTAATTGGTGGAGGAGTTGTCGGAATTGAGCTTGGACAAGTGTTCTTATCATTTGGAAGTGAAGTTACAGTTGTGGAAATGATGGATAGAATCGTACCAGGAGTAGACAGGGAATCTTCAGCTGTACTTAGAAAAGAGCTTGAGAAAAAAGGAATAAAAATATTAACTTCTACACAAATTAAGGAAATAGTTGATGATGGACACAACTTAACAATCAAAGTTGACGGACATGATGACATTGTTTCTGAAAAAGCATTATTGTCAATCGGAAGAGTACCTGATCTGGAAGCTATTGGAGAAATTGAGCTAGAAATGGAAAAAGGTCGAATCAAAGTTGATAAATATATGGAAACAAGTGTACCTGGAATTTATGCACCAGGAGATATAAATGGAATTAAGATGCTTGCTCATGCGGCATTCAGAATGGGAGAAGTTGCTGCTGAAAATGCGGTTCAAGGAAACCATAGAGAAATCAGACTTGAAACAACTCCATCGGCAATCTACACAGTGCCAGAAGTGGCAATGGTTGGATTAACAGAAGATGAGGCAAGAGAAAAATATGATATTAAAGTTGGTAAATTCCAATTTGCGGCAAACGGAAGAGCGTTGGCTTCAGGAGAACCAGCAGGATTTGTAAAAGTTATAGTTGATAAAAAATATGACGAAATTCTTGGAGTGCACATTGTAGGACCATCAGCAGCAGAAATGATTAATGAAGCGTCAGGGCTTATGGCAATGGAAATTACAGTAGATGAAGTGATTAAGACAATCTATGCTCATCCAACTTACTCAGAAGCTCTGTTTGAAGCATGTGCAGATGCATTAGATGAAGCGATTCATTTACCTAGAAAAAGAAAATAA
- a CDS encoding lysozyme inhibitor LprI family protein: protein MKKVMLLVASLMVVISSFAGYTSDMINRMETKEKSVEDSFGGSNAEMKEASSVILDGWNDELNKVYKLLMSKLSKKEQEKLRNEERVWIKRKERVAKGAADEFCGIVNGQKLCGTGYGLEYTQSLINSTKGRAIELSKRYEKLK from the coding sequence ATGAAAAAAGTAATGCTTTTGGTTGCAAGTTTGATGGTTGTAATTAGCAGTTTTGCTGGTTATACGAGTGATATGATTAATAGAATGGAAACTAAAGAGAAAAGTGTAGAGGATTCTTTTGGAGGAAGTAACGCTGAAATGAAAGAAGCATCTTCGGTTATTTTGGACGGATGGAATGATGAATTAAATAAAGTTTATAAATTATTAATGTCAAAATTGTCAAAAAAAGAACAAGAGAAACTTAGAAATGAAGAAAGAGTATGGATAAAAAGAAAAGAAAGAGTTGCAAAAGGAGCGGCAGATGAATTTTGTGGAATTGTAAATGGACAAAAACTTTGTGGAACAGGTTATGGTTTGGAATATACACAATCATTGATTAACTCGACTAAAGGCAGAGCGATTGAGTTATCTAAAAGATATGAAAAATTGAAATAA